In Tripterygium wilfordii isolate XIE 37 chromosome 17, ASM1340144v1, whole genome shotgun sequence, the genomic window TTTTAAAGGGAATCTAATTGAcccaagaaaaagagagagacccGGCTTTGGGTTTCACGGAAAGAACACCGATTTATCATATAACTTTGTAAAGGACACAAACGGTCTTGCACTCTGATGATTCATGATTGTCTTGTAGTGTTTTTGTCCTTTAATGAATATTCTTGTTCCCTTTTGCACTTCGGGCGGTTCTgagaattttttataaacttgaAAACTGAATTGACAATAACATTTGAAAATCGAGGCAGAATGAGGCGACAAGTGGTGGTGGTGCCGGTGGTTTTGTGGAGTATGTGGTtttgtggagttgggttttGTTTAAGCCGGCGTCAGGATGCGGCCTGGCCTTCTTCCTCACCTGCTCAATCTCTCATGGTCCCACTCACTCTCATTCATGGGGCTGATTCTAAAGGAGCCGGTACTCTCTCTCTATTAAATTTCCTTTTGTGAAAATCAGTTTCATCTTCTTGTTAAAAGTTTCGATTATCAAAATTGTtaacataaaaactatcatTTATGGAGATCAAGTGTATTGAACTTCAAGATCTCGAAAAATAGATTATCGATAACTAAAGGAAATAACTTTATGATAATTTGAAGAgggcttttattattattgttgttgttgttattatGCCTTGTTAGAATCGTTGAAAATTAGAAATGTGGATTCTAAGCTGTATGGTTCATCTCCTGTAATGCCACAGTTTGTTTGGATGGAACATTGCCTGGTTACCACTTGGATCCCGGGTCTGGATCGGGCACAAACAGCTGGCTCATTCAGTTGGAGGTAAAGGGTATTTGATGTGGTCTTCAAGtaaacttttttctttgtatCATAACCttaaaattgaatttttgaagttgaatccaCTCTTCATACTAAGAAATGGCTAATAAATTTAATGGACAGTGGTCTAGCTGCTATATTATGGCATACTTGGGCTTTCTGTTGTTTCTTGTGATTTGTTGCTCAGGCAACTCTGATTTCGTTTTGTTGTGTGTCTTAATGCAGGGAGGGGGTTGGTGTAATGACATAAAAAGCTGTATCTTTCGGAAAACCACTCGTCAtggatcatcaacatatatggaAAAGCTACTAAATTTCACTGGAATATTGAGCAACAAACCAGAAGAAAATCCTGGTTTTCTCTCTGCTGCAAACTTATTCATATAATCTGTCTATATCAAATGGATTTTCTGATTTCATCTGCAGTTTACTGGCATATATGATATGGGGATATTAGTATAGTTGAGTATTTATCTTCTGGGGCTTCTTATGCTTGCAGATTTCTTCAACTGGAACAGAGTTGAACTACGCTACTGCGATGGGGCATCTTTTGCTGGGAATGGCGAGGATAAGGTTGATACTGCTGTCTTCCATTGCTGATTTATTCAATGTCACACAAGTTTTCAAATGATTTTCTTGTAAACAAAATTGTCGGTATGGCTAAATCActaattgaacaaaaccttatggccttgcaagttgcaactatCCCAATTTCACATTTAATGTGACAGTTTTAATCTAATTGATGGGGTTTGTCTATTTGACTGATAATGCATCATTCGTACCTGATCCTTAGCATTCGTACATTTTAGACAAATACCTTTCGGACAAATCAAATTCTATTGCTCTAAACTGAGAGTCTGAGACAGGAAGGAAATATAGATATTAATTCAGGAGGCGGATAGGAttattttcctttctctttggttgaGTATGTTCTTTGCATCTTTTCTACTCATGGTTATAGGAATTCGCTTGATGCTTGAACTAATTTTTCTTACAGGCTGCACAACTTCATTTTCGAGGACAGCGCATCTGGTTAGTTGCCATGGAAGCTTTAATGGCCATGGGAATGCGAAATGCTCAGCAGGTTTCAAATTCAGTGACTACATTATTACTGGTATAAATATTGTGTTACTTTAGCTATATAATTCCAGAATATATTTCAGGCGCTGCTTTCTGGTTGCTCTGCTGGAGGTCTAGCATCCATACTACACTGTGATGAATTCCGGGACTTATTTCCACAATCTACCAAAGTAAAATGTTTAAGCGATGCTGGAATGTTCCTTGATGCGTAAGCACTTATTATTTATTGTCTCTTCTATGAATTTATGAAGCATTAGTACATCGAAGAGATCGGACATTCATTAATTCTTTGCTTATGCAGAATCGATGTCTCTGGTGGACACACCCTAAGAAACATTTATGGAGGTGTGGTTACCTTGCAGGTAGTACTTTGATTTCCATGGTAATGGTAATTGTACTCCATCCTAGAATGCTAGTTTCTACCCTCCTTGTCTTGTTATGGTGGGAGCTGGACACATTAGCCTCCCTATATAACCTGTCACCTGAAGCAAATGCTTGCAAATGAAGGAAATACTCAATCCGTCTGCCTGAATTATGTTATTCAATATCTTAGGAATAGGTCTCTTTTAACTTATGGTACTGGTGTCTTTGAACAAAGGAGTTTCAATTCTTCAAACACTGAGTGACATATATGTCCTTTGAAGGATCACTATTATATTCATGTTTATGGATCTGATTAATTTTCAGCTGCTGTTTGACAGATATATTTCTGTGGATTTTAGGGAGTGCAGAAGAATCTGCCAAGCACTTGTACCAACCACCTAGATCCAACTTCAGTAATCGTCGCTTTCTcttgctccctctctctctctctctcgtcttGGAAGTCTGGATACTTTATGACTATTAATTAGCAGATGATGATTCAGCATTTTTGTCTTTCAGTGCTTCTTCCCTCAGAATCTGGTTGCAGATGTTACGACACCCCTGTTTCTTCTTAATTCAGCCTATGATCTATGGCAGGTAATTGAgttaaatcattatttttttccctttcttatAAGTCTTCTTCCATCAATCACCCCTTGAGAGGCAAAGAATTGTTATAATTCTTTAATACTTCACACAACGGTTCTGTTTTTCTGGCCCgacaagattttattttatagcCTACATCAACGTCACTTGTCTTCTTTTACCAATTGATCCAAAGCCCAAAAGCAAGTGGTGCTACAAATCATGGCTGCATAGAACCTATAAAGGCCAGAGTAGCATTGGTATTCTGGAGATGTTCTGTTCGTCGGCCCAATTGAAATATCAGTTTCTCATTAGCACATGGTAGTTTGTGACATGGACAACTCCCTAAATTCTGAACTGCTTTAGTGATGCTTCtgtatttgttttcttcagGTAAGAAATAGTTTAGCTCCAAAATCAGCTGATCCTCTTGGATATTGGGAAAAATGCAGAGAAAATCATACACAATGCAATTCATCGCAGATGCAGTTTCTACAAggttatatttaattttagcTTTTCTTCTGCATCAGTTTCCATTTTTACTAAAAATGAAGGGTGTATGAATGTACATTATTTTCTCATTATTCCCTGTAACACAGATTTTAGGAATCAAATGCTGGATGCTATAAAAGTTTTCTCAACATCCAATCAAAATGGTGAGTTCATAAATTCGTGTTTTGCGCATTGCCATTCTGAGATGCAAGAAACTTGGTTTGCTGGTGATTCTCCTCGCATTGGTACAAAGGTATGAATGTACTGTCAATTCATGCAACAACATTTCATAGTAACCAGTTACACAGATATGTATTGTGATTTATTCATATGTTATTCATATGAGAGGGTGTAGTGTGAAATCATGATCAAGGGAGAAGCATGAAATCCTGATACCAAGTTCTGAAGCAGCATGAGATTTTTCGTTTTGTCGTGGTGAATTATCAACTCCATGATATTGAATCTCATGTGTTCATTTTGCATACGGTTGATCAATAAGCATACCGTATGTGGTATGTATTCTATAATTTAGCGGGAGGATATGAATGTGAAAATGTCGGAAGATTTTTACAAAGTTGCAAATAGATCATTTGGGAGCAACGTAATTGGATTTTCCTTGCAGCCATATGGCATCTCCTCTTTTGCATATGGAAATTGGATGGTGAATTCACGGTTCAATCTGAGTTACTTGAGTAACTTGCAAGTCCAAGGAAGAAAGGTGTAGAGGGTTCATTTTTATGTGTAACTTCTTGCTGAAAACTCGAATTCTAGGTTTGATTGGAACATGAATCGACATCTCCTAAATTCTTTAACATAAACGTTTTATATTTTTGCGATATGCATCACTGCATCACTGTGTGGTTTATATAACACAGGCATGCCACACACTGGGGCATAGCTCTTAAATTGCATTTGAGTTACAAATATATTACTCAACTAATATGCAGAGGGTCGCGGAAGCTGTTGGAGATTGGTATTTTGAGCGAGAAGAAGTTAAAGACATTGACGGTCCTTACCCGAGTGACGGAACATGCCACAATCTAGATTTCAAGTAAGTGAAATCATAACATTCATTTATGATGATAGTGCTTTGACAttcggaaaaaaaaataaaaaatttaccaTCATAATAAAGTCCTTCCGATTTTTATAAATGTTTGTCACAACTAGCATCCTCAGGGAGATGACAGAAGGTGACTTCTGGAAAAGGATTTTCTGCTCCTTGTGCTGTGTGACTAATGTTTTTCAGGAGAAATTTGTCTAGCATTGGTGATATAGAAGTAGGCTATATCTGAAACAATTACAGGCATATCGTTGTTCATCTTTTGTCGTTTATCGAATACAGCGAAATTGAatatcttctctttttttcaacTGTGAGAGACTGAATGTGGTCATCCTCTGCAGTGATAATACATCGAGCTCGAACACGAGCATCATTGTACCAGTATCCAGGTCCTCGACGACAAGTCTAAGTCTCTTCAGCATACTCATTTTCTTCTCGACGTCTTTGATACTCTGAATGTGCCATCCAGTCTTGATGCGGTCATTGACATGCATTATTCTTTGGAGAGATGTATCTATTTCAATTCAAAGTCCTTGTTAGTCAAGGAAGGAAGATAAGATATTCAACACTGAAatcataaatttcaaaaattcttTAGCTGCCATTATACCTTTCTTTGGGTTAATTTTCTTAACTTTTGTACACTCGGTGACCCCTGAAAGGGTTCGTAGTTTTTATAGTCGTCATAGGCTGGCAGAGATTCAACACTGAATTTTGAATCCCAGGAAGTCACCAACTAGATCAT contains:
- the LOC119982127 gene encoding pectin acetylesterase 6-like; this translates as MRRQVVVVPVVLWSMWFCGVGFCLSRRQDAAWPSSSPAQSLMVPLTLIHGADSKGAVCLDGTLPGYHLDPGSGSGTNSWLIQLEGGGWCNDIKSCIFRKTTRHGSSTYMEKLLNFTGILSNKPEENPDFFNWNRVELRYCDGASFAGNGEDKAAQLHFRGQRIWLVAMEALMAMGMRNAQQALLSGCSAGGLASILHCDEFRDLFPQSTKVKCLSDAGMFLDAIDVSGGHTLRNIYGGVVTLQGVQKNLPSTCTNHLDPTSCFFPQNLVADVTTPLFLLNSAYDLWQVRNSLAPKSADPLGYWEKCRENHTQCNSSQMQFLQDFRNQMLDAIKVFSTSNQNGEFINSCFAHCHSEMQETWFAGDSPRIGTKRVAEAVGDWYFEREEVKDIDGPYPSDGTCHNLDFNDNTSSSNTSIIVPVSRSSTTSLSLFSILIFFSTSLIL